Proteins encoded in a region of the Ornithodoros turicata isolate Travis chromosome 3, ASM3712646v1, whole genome shotgun sequence genome:
- the LOC135389392 gene encoding 52 kDa repressor of the inhibitor of the protein kinase-like codes for MKRASLQKIDSFFSRAPKHALQTSIQDSEEVAAPAISQSGSSTLPTDDSDADANPQIACAMPASAVADGNGSRHERSHSAEHECELSNTMSDSGRNDGSAAAFLLDVGSFVGKHVDDFTKRRLLESHWHPAENYSFPYSVHKKGGKEEKRYVSHSHLSKFNWLVLSKCQSGLYCKYCALFTTGSVGGYQRNVTLQKLVTKPLRTFARLLGKDGDLPLHEATRYHKEAVQAAKAFLACADAPETCVANQVSCQRLHQVDENRKRLLPIIDSIIFLGRQGIPFRGHRDDGMLADCSQGTSLTSNEGNFRELLRFRVASGDTELQKHLASTSSRATYISKTTQNELIQCCGEEVLATVTGRVHESGMYSVMFDETTDLAHMSQLSLILRYVHKNVVREDFVQFVDLRRVSSDTDTGINIEEPVLTGKILGEQVVTTLKTLGLDPEKRVGIATDGCGVMVSEICGAVSEIKKHAPNAVHCPCFNHALNLSLSKSCKVQAIRNAVGIMKEVISFFAASSKRNVVLKSTLGGQLKGLCETRWVERHDSVIQFRESVGSVSKALDTIADWKEMQSAAKAKTLRAAISDSEFLVAIVCLADILAHTVPLSRLFQKEYLDVRTARSALADTMTVLRDRREKSEEAFSELYKQASALGEELGTELRSPRIAKRQTHRCNVATANTESYYRMSLYTPLMDNVLSDLETRFTTEAERAYELFLFVPPHTCATDDVDKEAVSAIGERYSAFMGNSAPIGPLLLQAELRLWREKWKTQTEVPGTAVEALDKCDREVFPLIRTLLQVLATLPVSVASAERSFSTLRRLKSWMSTQMAEERLTALALLHTHRDIAIDTQRVIDRFASKARGQRRLDFVI; via the coding sequence ATGAAGCGAGCGAGTCTTCAAAAGATTGACAGTTTCTTTAGTCGCGCTCCCAAGCATGCCTTGCAAACTTCAATTCAAGACAGCGAGGAGGTCGCGGCGCCGGCAATATCACAATCGGGTTCCTCTACGTTGCCCACGGATGACAGCGACGCGGACGCCAATCCTCAGATAGCGTGTGCCATGCCAGCAAGTGCTGTGGCTGACGGCAACGGTTCACGACATGAGCGCAGTCACAGTGCTGAACATGAATGCGAACTATCGAACACCATGAGTGACAGTGGAAGGAATGATGGCTCCGCTGCAGCCTTTTTACTAGACGTTGGAAGCTTTGTCGGGAAACATGTTGACGACTTCACTAAGCGGCGCTTGTTGGAATCTCATTGGCATCCAGCGGAAAACTACAGTTTCCCATACTCCGTCCACAAAAAAGGCGGCAAGGAAGAAAAGAGATATGTAAGCCACTCACATTTGAGCAAATTTAACTGGCTGGTTCTCTCGAAGTGCCAAAGTGGTCTCTATTGCAAGTATTGTGCACTCTTCACAACGGGGAGCGTAGGAGGGTACCAAAGGAATGTTACTCTTCAAAAGCTCGTTACAAAACCTCTCCGAACATTCGCGAGGCTACTTGGCAAAGATGGTGACCTCCCTCTGCATGAAGCAACTAGATACCACAAAGAGGCGGTTCAAGCCGCAAAAGCCTTTCTTGCCTGTGCCGATGCACCTGAAACGTGCGTCGCCAATCAAGTATCTTGTCAGCGACTTCATCAAGTGGATGAGAACCGGAAAAGACTCTTGCCTATCATAGACTCTATAATCTTTCTAGGGCGCCAAGGAATACCGTTTCGCGGACACAGAGACGACGGGATGCTTGCAGACTGTTCGCAAGGTACTTCATTAACGTCAAACGAGGGCAACTTTCGAGAACTTTTGCGGTTCCGGGTCGCCAGTGGGGACACAGAACTCCAAAAGCACCTTGCCAGCACGTCGTCCCGGGCCACATACATCAGCAAAACGACGCAGAATGAACTCATCCAGTGCTGTGGAGAGGAAGTCCTTGCCACGGTCACTGGGCGTGTGCACGAATCCGGCATGTACAGCGTTATGTTCGACGAAACCACTGACCTAGCTCACATGTCGCAGCTTAGTCTCATTTTACGCTACGTTCACAAGAATGTGGTTCGAGAGGACTTTGTACAGTTCGTCGATCTTCGTCGTGTCAGTAGCGATACTGATACCGGTATCAACATTGAAGAGCCCGTCTTGACAGGAAAGATACTCGGGGAACAGGTTGTAACAACACTGAAGACCTTAGGCCTCGACCCAGAAAAGCGCGTAGGTATAGCTACCGACGGCTGCGGCGTCATGGTGTCCGAGATCTGTGGCGCTGTGTCTGAGATCAAGAAACATGCGCCTAATGCGGTGCACTGCCCGTGCTTCAACCACGCACTCAACCTGTCTTTGTCCAAGTCCTGCAAAGTCCAAGCGATCAGAAATGCTGTTGGCATTATGAAAGAAGTAATTTCCTTCTTTGCGGCGTCATCGAAACGAAACGTGGTATTAAAGAGCACCCTTGGAGGCCAACTTAAAGGCCTTTGTGAGACGAGGTGGGTTGAACGGCACGACAGCGTTATACAGTTTCGAGAGTCCGTGGGCAGTGTGTCGAAAGCTCTTGATACCATTGCTGACTGGAAAGAGATGCAAAGCGCAGCGAAAGCAAAGACGCTCCGTGCTGCCATCAGTGACTCCGAATTCCTAGTAGCAATTGTTTGCTTGGCGGACATACTCGCGCACACTGTTCCACTGAGTCGTCTCTTTCAGAAGGAATATCTTGACGTTCGCACGGCTAGGAGCGCGTTGGCAGACACCATGACTGTTCTCCGCGACCGCAGAGAGAAAAGTGAAGAGGCATTTTCGGAGCTCTACAAGCAAGCCAGTGCCCTGGGAGAAGAACTGGGAACAGAGTTGCGGTCCCCACGTATAGCTAAGAGACAGACTCACAGGTGCAACGTCGCTACGGCCAATACAGAGAGCTACTACAGGATGTCACTGTACACTCCGTTAATGGATAATGTGCTGTCAGATTTAGAGACAAGGTTTACAACCGAGGCGGAAAGAGCATACGAGCTGTTCCTTTTTGTGCCCCCTCACACCTGTGCCACAGACGACGTCGACAAGGAAGCTGTTTCTGCTATTGGGGAGCGGTATTCTGCGTTCATGGGGAATAGCGCGCCAATAGGACCACTTCTACTTCAAGCCGAGCTGAGGTTATGGCGCGAAAAGTGGAAGACCCAGACTGAGGTGCCGGGTACTGCTGTTGAAGCTCTGGACAAATGCGACAGGGAGGTCTTCCCTCTAATACGTACGCTTCTACAAGTACTGGCCACTCTCCCTGTTAGCGTAGCCAGTGCCGAACGGTCCTTCTCTACTCTCCGTCGGTTAAAATCGTGGATGAGTACACAGATGGCTGAAGAGCGCTTGACTGCGTTGGCATTGCTGCACACCCATAGGGACATTGCCATCGATACGCAAAGGGTCATCGATCGTTTCGCAAGTAAGGCTCGCGGACAACGGAGACTAGATTTTGTCATCTGA